Proteins from a single region of Nakamurella deserti:
- a CDS encoding Na+/H+ antiporter subunit D, with the protein MTALLPVSVMLPMFGAALALLFGRQPQAQRLISVGALVAQLVVEIVMLLQVDANGTLVMHIGGWGAPIGITLVADRLAASMLVVSTLVTLAVLVYAIAAGQSDRDATETPVSIFFPAFLLLATGVSNAFLAGDLFNLFVSFEILLTASYVLLTLGGTKERLQAGGPYIVVSLLSSIIFLSAIALVYTVVGTINLADLAVKLGGVPDGIVLVLQSMLLVAFGVKAAIWPMSSWLPDSYPNAPAPVTAVFAGLLTKVGIYAILRVQTLLFPGDSLQPVLLSIAVVTMLVGILGALAQPGIKRLLSFTLVSHIGYLLYGVGLASAAGVSASVFYVAHHILVQTALFLAAGLIERVSGTTMLARLGGLAAVSPLLAVLFFLPAMNLAGVPPFSGFLGKVGLFEAGVENGSTPAIVGVVGGVLTSLLTLYTIVRVWGQAFWREAADAPDRVDAGGGGRSSRASGESGRRLAAARSLPAGMLGATAATVTVGLLLTVFAGPLFGLASRAGDDLMHPDRYITAVLSNTDVGVDPLAGGGTP; encoded by the coding sequence ATGACCGCCCTGCTCCCCGTCTCGGTGATGCTGCCGATGTTCGGCGCCGCTCTGGCGCTGCTCTTCGGCCGGCAACCCCAGGCCCAGCGACTGATCAGCGTCGGTGCGCTCGTCGCACAGCTCGTCGTCGAGATCGTGATGCTGCTGCAGGTCGACGCGAACGGCACGCTGGTGATGCACATCGGCGGCTGGGGCGCACCGATCGGCATCACCCTGGTCGCCGACCGGCTGGCCGCGTCGATGCTCGTAGTGTCCACGCTGGTGACGCTGGCCGTGCTGGTCTACGCGATCGCGGCCGGCCAGTCCGACCGGGACGCCACCGAGACCCCGGTCAGCATCTTCTTCCCGGCGTTCCTGCTCCTGGCCACCGGCGTCTCCAACGCCTTCCTGGCCGGCGATCTGTTCAACCTGTTCGTGTCGTTCGAGATCCTGCTGACCGCCAGCTACGTGCTGCTGACCCTGGGCGGGACGAAGGAGCGGCTGCAGGCCGGCGGGCCGTACATCGTCGTCTCGCTGCTGTCGTCGATCATCTTCCTGAGCGCGATCGCGCTGGTCTACACGGTCGTCGGGACCATCAACCTGGCCGACCTCGCGGTCAAGCTCGGCGGCGTCCCCGACGGCATCGTGCTCGTCCTGCAGTCGATGCTGCTCGTCGCCTTCGGGGTGAAGGCAGCCATCTGGCCGATGTCGAGCTGGCTGCCCGACTCCTACCCGAACGCGCCGGCGCCGGTGACGGCCGTCTTCGCCGGCCTGCTCACCAAGGTCGGCATCTACGCGATCCTGCGGGTGCAGACCCTACTGTTCCCGGGCGACAGCCTGCAGCCGGTGCTGCTCAGCATCGCGGTGGTGACGATGCTCGTCGGCATCCTCGGTGCGCTCGCCCAGCCCGGTATCAAGCGGCTGCTGTCGTTCACGCTGGTCTCGCACATCGGCTACCTGCTGTACGGGGTCGGCCTGGCGTCCGCGGCCGGAGTGAGCGCGTCGGTGTTCTACGTGGCGCACCACATCCTCGTGCAGACCGCGCTGTTCCTGGCCGCGGGACTGATCGAACGCGTCTCCGGCACCACGATGCTGGCGCGCCTGGGTGGGCTCGCCGCGGTGTCGCCGCTGCTGGCCGTGCTGTTCTTCCTGCCGGCCATGAACCTCGCCGGGGTGCCGCCGTTCTCCGGCTTCCTGGGCAAGGTCGGCCTGTTCGAGGCCGGCGTGGAGAACGGGTCGACGCCGGCGATCGTCGGCGTGGTCGGTGGGGTGCTGACCAGCCTGCTCACCCTCTACACCATCGTCCGGGTGTGGGGGCAGGCGTTCTGGCGCGAGGCGGCGGACGCCCCCGACCGGGTCGACGCCGGTGGCGGCGGCCGCTCCAGCCGGGCCTCGGGCGAGTCCGGCCGGCGGCTCGCCGCGGCCCGATCGCTGCCCGCCGGGATGCTCGGCGCGACCGCGGCGACCGTCACGGTGGGGTTGCTGCTGACCGTGTTCGCCGGGCCGCTGTTCGGGCTCGCGAGCCGCGCCGGGGACGACCTGATGCACCCGGACCGCTACATCACGGCGGTGCTGAGCAACACCGACGTCGGGGTCGACCCGCTGGCGGGCGGGGGCACACCGTGA
- a CDS encoding Na+/H+ antiporter subunit E, translated as MTGRALSALRSRLFALVWLLLVWFALWGSFSPALLLVGVGVAALTLWVFPLPPVELVVGVHPLRLLALVGRFLGDVTVGSAQVAWLSVRPGHPRSAITEVQLTTRSDLVQTITAMMVSLVPGSIIVHADPEARTLTIHVLDTRTHDVDDVHRTVLDQERRILRAIEPRGGLKVPSQKEKR; from the coding sequence GTGACCGGGCGGGCCCTGAGCGCCCTGCGGTCTCGGCTGTTCGCGCTGGTCTGGCTGCTGCTGGTGTGGTTCGCGCTGTGGGGGTCGTTCAGCCCGGCGCTGCTGCTGGTCGGCGTCGGGGTGGCCGCGCTCACCCTGTGGGTGTTCCCGTTGCCGCCGGTCGAGCTCGTCGTCGGGGTGCACCCGCTGCGCCTACTGGCGCTGGTCGGCCGTTTCCTCGGCGACGTCACGGTGGGCAGCGCGCAGGTGGCCTGGCTGTCGGTGCGGCCGGGTCATCCCCGCAGCGCCATCACCGAGGTGCAGTTGACCACCCGCTCCGACCTGGTGCAGACCATCACCGCGATGATGGTGTCGCTGGTGCCGGGGAGCATCATCGTGCACGCCGACCCGGAGGCCCGGACACTGACCATCCACGTGCTCGACACCCGCACCCACGACGTCGACGACGTGCACCGGACGGTGCTCGACCAGGAACGACGCATCCTGCGGGCCATCGAACCGCGCGGCGGGCTGAAGGTGCCGTCGCAAAAGGAGAAGCGATGA
- a CDS encoding monovalent cation/H+ antiporter complex subunit F, with protein MTAAFIVAGVLFALGALGAGYRLLRGPGALDRAIALDVLLTIVVGVTVLLAAVNRSATTLVIGVVVAVLGFLGSAAVAKLLPSDRL; from the coding sequence ATGACCGCCGCGTTCATCGTCGCGGGCGTGCTGTTCGCCCTCGGCGCGCTGGGGGCCGGCTACCGGCTCCTCCGTGGACCGGGTGCCCTCGATCGCGCCATCGCCCTCGACGTGTTGCTGACCATCGTCGTCGGTGTCACCGTGCTGCTCGCCGCGGTCAACCGCTCGGCCACCACCCTCGTCATCGGCGTGGTCGTGGCGGTGCTCGGGTTCCTCGGGTCCGCCGCCGTCGCCAAACTGCTGCCCTCGGACCGCCTGTGA
- the mnhG gene encoding monovalent cation/H(+) antiporter subunit G, with product MNAYDVIAAVLLVLGAAMSLFAGVALLRFPDLMSRAHAAAKPQVLGTLLLMAGAGFAIRTPGVIGLLLLIAVLQLATAPIAAHLVVRAGHRRDAAAERPELAHDGNPTTGD from the coding sequence GTGAACGCCTACGACGTCATCGCCGCCGTGCTGCTGGTGCTGGGAGCGGCGATGTCGCTCTTCGCCGGTGTCGCCCTCCTGCGGTTCCCCGACCTGATGAGCCGGGCCCACGCGGCGGCCAAACCGCAGGTGCTGGGAACCCTGCTGCTGATGGCCGGTGCCGGCTTCGCCATCCGCACCCCCGGGGTGATCGGACTGCTGCTGCTGATCGCGGTGCTCCAGCTGGCGACGGCCCCGATCGCGGCGCACCTCGTGGTCCGCGCCGGTCACCGACGGGACGCCGCCGCCGAGCGTCCTGAGCTCGCGCACGACGGCAACCCCACCACCGGCGACTGA